A single window of Sebastes umbrosus isolate fSebUmb1 chromosome 16, fSebUmb1.pri, whole genome shotgun sequence DNA harbors:
- the LOC119504322 gene encoding adhesion G-protein coupled receptor G2 yields the protein MLPLDVKHRWVFVAILFFGIFIKNNESSDTNDTCKQTNVLFVNAVVLNQEYPSKAVYHEVSGSKLCFAVHGNRTNVDAVCCHEGDFNCSVEIKGSENDYKLILNKETLSKQDIVLMTVDLEFNCMPHTFYNTTSGFHLNIHQCMNKATERFRFSQNSFCGESLTYDEDACKGLAETDYIIDANKGRHCVSCKVPREKPDVSITIPPPECNNGTGISLDNAAQVSKLSTTTLLESTATFRCGVVWSCDTDCSLLERRNDFNVCHCRNIMNNLFSLLEELGNSSTATITIGHIKGVITKLLAQNQTNINFGIKTSGDIKIFEGNDSVTGFSRSVRIPTEAIVLAKQGNGSFAAALLFPGMHPDDDNSFYLNNEIVGIEMGAEVSNLSHTIDIHYRSVDKNGSIASCRSWDGKGKEANWITDGCQTKETNDSITCQCSHLTFFAILMSSPPRNISSSDFKSLTYITSIGCGLSIFFLVVALCMHCLIRKVKASQATKILMNLFIAMLTLNLSFLVNESIANLGNFGACVAVAAVMHYTMLATITWFFVEALHLFLILRKLPTDVKHYMMKICVTGWVTPAVVVIALLASGQYDYMVIYTDDGNSAKMCWISDAVVHQGVNVGYYAVVFVFTFVIFIMTVRQIVLLKPAAGKAQDNGSIKTNAFSIMALFLLLGITWAFAFFSHGPMLVASYYIFTILNSFQGFFLFIYYFKSRKIAGGEGRGGIPTVSSSTSNTVVTSP from the exons ATGTTACCACTGGATGTAAAGCATCGCTGGGTGTTTGTTGCAATCCTGTTCTTTGGGATATTCATCAAGAACAACGAGAGCTCAG acaCAAATGACAcctgcaaacaaacaaatgtactGTTTGTCAATGCTGTAGTGTTAAATCAGGAATACCCATCAA AGGCTGTCTATCACGAGGTCAGTGGAAGTAAACTCTGTTTCGCTGTCCACGGAAACAGAACAAATGTAGATGCAG tctgTTGTCATGAAGGAGATTTCAACTGCAGCGTTGAAATAAAGGGTAGTGAAAATGACTACAAGCTGATCCTGAATAAAGAGACTCTTTCCAAGCAAGATATTGTACTCATGACTGTAGATCTTGAATTCAACTGTATGCCACATACGTTCTACAACACAACTTCAG GTTTCCATTTAAACATTCACCAGTGCATGAATAAAG CTACCGAACGTTTTAGATTCAGCCAAAACAGCTTCTGTGGAGAGAGTCTAACCTACGATGAAGACGCCTGCAAAG GTTTAGCAGAAACAGACTACATTATCGATGCTAATAAGGGAAGGCATTGTGTGTCGTGTAAGGTACCACGAGAAAAGCCAGACGTTTCTATTACTATCCCTCCACCTGAGTGCAATAATGGCACTGGTATCAGCCTCGACAACGCAGCGCAAGTATCAAAATTATCAACGACGACACTATTGGAGTCAACTGCTACATTTCGGTGTGGCGTTGTTTGGAGTTGTGATACTGACTGTAGTTTGCTGGAAAGAAGAAATGATTTTAATGTTTGTCATTGCAGAAATATCATGAATAATCTCTTCTCCCTGCTGGAAGAGTTGGGCAATTCCAGCACAGCAACCATCACAATAGGCCATATTAAAGGGGTGATCACTAAACTCCTTGCCCAAAATCAAACCAACATCAACTTTGGCATTAAAACAAGTGGTGATATAAAA attttTGAGGGTAATGATTCTGTGACGGGCTTCTCTCGATCGGTGCGAATCCCTACAGAGGCCATTGTCTTGGCAAAACAAGGAAATGGTTCATTTGCTGCAGCTCTACTTTTTCCAGGAATGCATCCG GATGACGACAACAGTTTTTATCTCAACAATGAGATAGTGGGAATTGAAATGGGAGCAGAGGTATCCAATCTCTCACATACCATAGACATTCATTACAGAAGTGTGGACAAG AATGGAAGCATTGCTTCTTGTAGGTCGTGGGATGGAAAAG GAAAAGAAGCGAACTGGATCACAGATGGTTGTCAGACAAAGGAGACCAATGACAGCATCACATGCCAGTGCTCTCATCTAACTTTTTTTGCAATACTCATG TCATCCCCACCAAGAAACATAAGCTCTTCAGATTTCAAGTCTCTGACCTACATCACATCAATCGGCTGTGGCCTGTCAATATTCTTTTTGGTGGTGGCTCTCTGCATGCATTGTCTTATCAG AAAAGTGAAAGCGAGCCAAGCAACTAAGATCTTGATGAACCTCTTTATTGCCATGCTCACCCTGAACTTGTCCTTCCTGGTAAATGAGAGCATTGCCAATCTGGGAAACTTTGGCGCATGCGTGGCGGTGGCAGCAGTCATGCACTACACTATGCTGGCCACGATTACCTGGTTCTTCGTAGAGGCTCTACACTTGTTCTTAATTCTACGGAAGCTCCCTACTGACGTCAAGCATTACATGATGAAGATCTGCGTCACAGGATGGG TCACACCAGCTGTGGTGGTGATCGCTCTTCTCGCCTCGGGACAATACGATTACATGGTCATTTACACCGATGATGGGAATTCAGCAAAAAT GTGCTGGATCTCTGATGCTGTCGTCCACCAGGGGGTGAATGTCGGTTACTACGCTGTAGTGTTTGTCTTCACCTTTGTCATATTCATCATGACTGTGCGGCAGATTGTTCTCCTTAAACCCGCAGCAGGGAAAGCCCAGGACAACGGCTCCATCAAGACAAACGCTTTCTCCATTATGGCCCTGTTCCTACTGCTCGGCATCACCTGGGCTTTTGCCTTCTTCAGCCATGGACCTATGCTTGTAGCTTCCTACTATATCTTCACCATCCTCAACTCCTTTCAAG GTTTCTTCCTGTTCATCTACTATTTCAAATCCAGGAAGATTgctggaggagaggggagaggaggaatccccacagtcagcagcagcacatcaAACACAGTTGTCACATCTCCATAA